The Mustelus asterias chromosome 1, sMusAst1.hap1.1, whole genome shotgun sequence genomic interval actatagcttttccaatcaatatttgtaaagttaaggtCATCCTGAAGCACTATACAACTAAAGACGGACTTTTAAAGCGTAGTGACTATTGCTGTATACTGAAGtcactttgcacacagcaagatatcACAAATAGCAACATTATAATGACGAGGCAGCCTTATTTTGTGTAAATACGAAAGGATGCTGGACATCTGAAACTTAAAGAAAAGGATAAGTCTGGtggcaactgtggagagaaaaacatcaaggtccattttttaaattattcatggaatgtgggcatctctgCTGAGCCAGtagggcatttattgcccttgaaccaaATGCCCTGTTAggccattgctgtggatttggagtcaaatgtaggccagaccaggtaaggacggcagatttccttccctaaaggacattagtgaaccagttgtgtttttacaacaatggtttcatggtcattattagatttttaattccagatttttatggatttcaaatttcaccacctgctctggtgggattggaactcaggtccccagagtgTTACCCTGAGTCCcgagattactagtccaatgacaatctGACACCGCATCCCCGACCCTTATttatatgtgtctctctctccacagatgctgccagacctgttgagtttatccagcattttctatttttataacTTCATTTTGAGACCGAGGGATAAATTCCAGACAGGACATCAGGGAATGGCTCCTCGCCTCTTGTTTGAAATAATGTCTGGTAACTTTTTACATTCACCTTAGGGGTTTAATATCTGAGAGACAGCACAGGACTCTCTCTGTGATGGGCtatcagatcaggcagcatctgggaGTTCCCAGGGAGAGTTCACATCTGAAACCTTTGATTTTAATTTCTCATCTGTGTTAGCTCCGCATCATGGCCAGTCCCCAgttccactttaaaaaaaaacccttctggaTGGACACACCTGAAAGGATGGGCTCCACTGTTTCTATGGCGATGTAACCAAGAGAGTTCTCCCTCCGTCATTTGGTCACAGAAtataaaccactgtgtcacctggtGGTGCCGAGTGAATCATAGAAAAAAGTTTCtgcagccaccaccccccccccccccccacttttgcCCCCCTACAATGGGGGAAAaaatgaaagagagagaagggctCCCTTTCATGTTGGCGTTTGTGGCTACAATTGTATTGGGCACCGCGGGGAACATCATCGTCCTGTTCGCCTTCATCAGCACTGCTGTGAAAAACAAGCGCTTCCCCCCGCTGGACAGAGTGATCGTGAACAAGACATTCGTCAACTTGCTGCTGTGTTTCTACCAAGGCGTCCCCAGGATGCTGACCTGCTACAGGGGAGAGTTGCTTCAGGAGACCGGCTGCATTATTCTCGTCTACCTGAGTTCTTCCCTCAGATGCATCAGCATCTGGTCAGTTTCCAACCTCAGCTTCCTCCACTTGATCCAGATCAGGAGACCCAACTGCGCGCTGGTCAATTACATCCGCAGCCACCGGAGCAGATATGTCAATGTTACCATCAGCGCCCTGTGGCTCACCAGCTTCATCTTCTACATCCCCTACACCATGGACAAGATCATCCGCCTGTCCCAGGAGAATGAGAACGGCTCGGCCAGACTGCCCAGCTACTCCCCCAGCTGCAACTCCCTGGCCAGCAGCTCGGCCTCTGACATTGTGACCTACATCACGGTCAGCCTGGACCTCGTCGCCATCGTCTGGGTGGTCGTGCTGAACGGACTGATCATCCAGCTCCTCTGCAAGCACCAAcggagggtgggggtggcggggcaaGTGTCGAATTCCGGCAGCAAGATTACCCTGCAGGCCACCAGGATCCTAGTCTCTCTGCTCTGCATCTACGTGACTTGTTGGATCTCCAACGATATCGTCTGGATTATGATGATCGCGAATATACCGCCCGGTCAAGCCCAGAACCAGACTCTGAAGTACACCTCCAGTTTGATTTCCTCCCTCTACTACACAGCCAGCTCCTATGTCCTGGTTTTTGGACACAGGAATGTCAAAGATGTGTTCCATCCGTTCTGCAAGCGTTTGAAACAAAGAAAGGCCGCACATTTTCAGGATGTGGAAATATAGTGGGGAGAATGGTCTAACAAACACCAGGACAAGCCAGGCCAAGACAGTAACAATCTGTGGCCAGCCTACAGTGTAGGTAAGGACGGACCCTGGGGGGGTTAAAGTGGGCAGTTGGATGAGATTATTAATGAAATAACTGGAAATGGCCACCCTACAATTATTCAGCACAATGGGAGATTATACTGGAATCAAAGAAAGACACAGCaaaagaaggaggcctttcagcccatcatacccGAGCCAGGCCTGTGAGAGCAGTCCAATGAACCCCAGTCCTGAGCTCTTTCCTTATATCTCATGGAGAAAACAAAaatccttcaagtatttatccaattctcttttaaatGTTACTGTTGAATTGGCTTCCACCAGttcttcaggcagtgcattccaggtcacaACTGGCTGCTTAAAAGATTTCCTGTCGCTTCTGGTGCTTTACCAATTGTCTTAAATCGGTGCCCCATGTGGCCTTCccgccattggaaacagtttgaCCAATGAAAaagcttcataattttgaacatctttatcaaaCCTTCTCTTAAGCTTCTCATCCATgacaccattctggtaaatctcctctgcttccTCTCTAAGGCTTGACATCTATTCTAAAGTGTGGTTCCTAAATTGAACATCACCAGCATAGGCATCcagaaattctgctcctatatcttatgaacttatacccCATCCTCAACAGACTTGCTGCCTTTCCATCATCTTATATTGATGGAAAGATGTCCAATGCCCCGATGACTCCAGAcaaggcctaaccagtgtttgatAAAGATTTAGTTTAATGTCCTCGCTTTAATATTTCATCAATAAATTCAAGGATTCccatatattttttaaacagctttctcaacctgccttgACATTTTGAAAGATTGGTGTACATACATCTGCAGGTTtctctgtccctgcaccctttacCATTTAGTTcatattgtctttcttcattcttccgaacaaaatgtatcacttcatccTTGATCATAATCTGACCGTTTTAACTGTCTCTCTATGTATCCCCCTAAAGCTGTTACTATCCCCATCATTTGCTACatttttgagtttcatctcatCTAAAAACTTTGAAACTATGCCCTCAATATCTGAATCCAGACCATTAAAATATATCAAGAGGAGCAATGGTCCTAATAGCCCACCCTTGGGGGATGCCATTGTTAactcccctccagtctgaataccAACCATTCACTGGTACTCTGGTCTCTGTGCCCACTTCATGTTCATGATGCCAAGACACCCTTTAATCCCAGGGGCTTTAATTTTGCAAAGATGATTAAATAGTACATTGTCAAATGCTGTTTAAAAGTCGATGTTCAATATGTCAACCTCAATGCCCTCATCAACCCACTCAATCAAGCTAGTCAAATATGATTTACCTTTAGTAAATCTGTGTTGACTCTCATTAACCTATgtaggagtttgatggaatattctccacttgcatgTATCAgcacagctccaataacacttaaGAAGTGCAACACCATTCCTCACCCAAAATATTCACTTCCTCAACCACCAGTGCATCGgcaccaccttccaaaccagtgaccTCTACCATCAAGAAGAACAAAGGCAGGAGGTGAGAATGCCTATaagtcacacagcatcctgactggGAACTACATCAGCCTTCCTGCCCTGTCACTGAGTCAGAATCCTAGGACTcctttcctaatagcactgtggctgTTCCTATGCCACACAAGCTGCACTGGTtccagaaggcggctcaccaccaccttttcagtttaggtttgtttattagtgtcacaagtaggcttacattaacactgcaatgaagttacagtggaaatcccctagtcgccacattccagtgcctgttcgggtacactgagggagaatttagcatggccaatgcacatctttcatattgtgggaggaaaccggagctctcggaggaaacccatacagacacagggagaacgtgcagactccgcacagacagtgacccaagcagggaattgaatccTACTTGagtcacagtgctaaccactatgccaccatgctgcccatcaaggcaattagagatggacaataaatgttggtctttccagtgatgcccatatcccatgaacaagtaAAACAAAATTTCCAATTGCAAATTAAATTTGCCTGGGGATATTGACTCTAAAAGTTTCCCCTCTAGTGGCCTTAAGCTTGTTGGTGCCAGGTATATCTTCATCACCTTTTTTGAACTGTTGTCATTTATAATGGCTAATTTATAATTGCTTGTTGCAATTTTAAACCTTAAGTGAGGCTTGAATCTTTGatcaaaggaatgaatgaattCCTTACCCAAAGAAGagcaaaagtttttttaaattcatatgtgggacatgggcatcgctggctggccagcatttattgctcatccctagttacccttggagggcagttgagagtcaaccacattgttgtggctctggagtcacatgtaggccagaccaggtaaggacattagtgaaccagatgggtttttacaacaattgacaatggtttcatggttatcagtagattcttaattctagatattttttattgaattcaaatttcaccacctgccatggcaggattcgaacactggtcgccagaacattagctgcgtttctggattagtagtcaagtgataataccactaggccatcacctcctctctaGGATATCACCTCCCTTTGCAACTAGGCAGTACAAATTAAGTTCTTCCCAACTGGATTTAATTCTCACACTGCTACAATACAAATGTATCCTTTTTCACTCCAAACAAATAATGCAACATATATCAGGTTGTTTCTTAATTGActagggcagcatagtggcacagtggttagccctgctgcctcacagcgcctgggatctggattcaattccggccccgggtgactgtgtggagtttgcacgttctccctagaTCTGTATGGATTTccgcgctccggtttcttcccactgtccaaagctgtgcaggggttaggttgattggccatgctaaattgccccttagtgtcccaggatgtgtaggttagagatgattagcagaataaatatatggggttacggcgatagggccttgtttttggtgcaaactcaatggacccaattgcctctttctgcactgtaaaggttCTATTCTATGACTAAGTGTTTACTTATATCTTCTATCAATGAGAATACATAGTTAGTATATACGTTATTACCCCACAATCTATTCTATTATTCTCCTTAACTTTATTCAAACCACCACCGCCTACTCTAAATTCTTCTGTCACGGAACCTCAAAGATGTGAAAATCTGTAACACTGTCAATCTCCCCTTTCTCTTATAAATACTTTCAAAAGCCTAACTCCTCCTAGCTATAGGTTTATACCTCTCTTTTGAGCTTTGATAGTGCTCTGGACTATGATCCTTGACCATTCACATTTTTTTTGTCGATTAGAACCAATGTTTATATCCATCTTATAACTCTGTTTTATAGCCTGCTGTAGTTAGCATTATACCCCTTCATTGAGCAGCAGCAGCTTATCCAGAAGGGGTTGGAATTTGCAGTAAAAATAATTGTGCAGTCAAATGCATAAataaaacaaagttgttatccAAGATTCCCTGCTCCTCTGCAAGCTGTGCAATAAGGATAGCTTGCCTACTTTGAAGCACCAACAAATTGTATGGAATGGTGTGAAGTTGCTATATTCATGTAATTTATATATGTGGAACTCACCAGAAAGCGTTAGGCTTgtaggggtgggcacagtaagaagtctcacaacactaggttaaagtccaacaggtttatttggaatcacgagctttcggagcactgctccttcatcaggtgtttaTTGTGGTGTAAGTAAATTTTTTGTGGTGTGGTCTGTCTTTGCCAAACAGCCTCTCTGACACTGAAAATTAACATTAACCAGTGGGTGAAATctcaatgtatttatttattatctgagattttttaaaaaacaaataaacttttgttTTCCCTtctcttctttccctctcttaatCCAATTCTGCACCCGGCTTGACCTTGAATTCACTATTCTAACTCACACTTCCTGGCTTGTTCATTCACAATTTTTCACTCTGATTGATCTCAGTCACATATCATGTTCACACAGCTCCCAAATCCCCTGTACAGGGGGTTGCACTCTTTTAATATTCAGCTGACTGGAATTCCAATGCAAAAACTCATAGAAAGTAGGCACCCATTTACTTGCTGCTCACTGCAGACTCCAGTCCATTGAATAGTTCACctgacatttgcaccacacaagtgctcgGCAATGATGACCCCCAACAACACAGAATCTAAACACTTCAACTTGACACTCAATTGcattaccatcaccgaatccccaccaccccatcctGGAGCTTACATGAACTGGTGTCTTAAGTTGACCAGCCAGATGATTCCATGACTACTGAAGGTATTTGGCAGAGTGgctcatctcctgacttcccaaaagcCTCTCCAAAACTTACATGCCAGAAGTCAGGAACGTGATGGAATACATTCCACTCATCTGAAATCTTGACACTATCTGAGGCAAAGCATTCCACTTGATCAGTACCCTATCTATCAGCTGAAACATCTAATTCTTCCACCACTGGGGTACCGAGGCTTCAGTGTGCACAGGatgtattgcagcaactcactgagGCTGCACTTTCTAAGCCTGCAACCTCCACCATCAAGAAAGCCAAAGGCAGCAGGTGCGTAGGAACACCATTGCTTTCAATTTCCCCTTTAAATaacacatcatcctgatttggacatgaatcactgttccttcattgttgctggatcaaaatcctggaacttcctatcTAATAGCTTTGTGGGAGTAGCTTTAGCACAAAGACTGCGGCAGTTCAAGGATGAGCAATAATTGGCGACCTTGCCAGCAGCGCCCATATTCTGAGGATAGATTTAAAAAGCTCACTGCTGTACAGAACAAATATTAAACACCACTTGCCATCACTGAAAGCTGCTTTCATCACAAAACATGTAGATCTCAGGCACAATATTGTTTTTGCTAAATTATACTGATTACTCTAAATGGCATATTATTATTACCTCAGAAAAGGTGGTTATCTACAAGTTCAACTTGGATGCCTCCCAGGGTGAATGACCACATTGTATCTGCAGATACATGTGAGCCTTTCCACAACCAAAGGGCACTGCAAAGACTGTAATGTTTGGTGGACTGGCAATAATATTATTAAAGTTTTAAGTTATGTAGGTTTCATTTGTTTTATGCTTTAATTTTCTATTCTGTTACTCTGGGACAGCCCAGTGTCTCCTCATCATTTAATAAGAAAATGCATACTTTCACGACACAATCCATGTGTTTAAAATACTGCTTGTGTGCATTTCCTAATTTTCTGAGTTGTCTCTGTTTAGACCCCTGTGCCTCATTCACTTTTGCTATTACAGATTAATGAGTAGTACGGGTTTTGATTTAAGCTACCGACAGCTTTTCTATATTTAAGAAGTATGAAATACATTTTGCCTACACTCACTAATGCTTAACTGCTTCCTGAGTCAAAAACTCTCATCAGCATTTTACATTTATTTGAGGTTTGGTAATCTATCAACCAGGAGAGGTGTCATAACAACCAACAAATGAAACTGTCTGGAAACTCAGGAATTACCACAGTCAAGCTTAAGatccaattattttttaaatgtgcaTATTCACTTCATACAATTTGTTATATCATTTTATTTTGAACATTTGTCAGTCTAGCAATTACATTGTGGAATATTACAATATGCAACCATTCCATATTTTAACAGTAGGGCATTAGTTGAACACTACACATGCATGAACCTAGGTGTTAATTGCCAAGCAAATCAAATCCTAGAGGAAAACTTGGCTTATGGACCATAACTTTTTTTGTATTCTGACAATGATCTCAGCACTATAGAATTCCAGTGCCTCTTCTGGGATTTTTAAAAGTAAAAGAGTTATTAACAAGAAGGAAAGAAAACATAAAGATGCAAGATTACAGTTACActgttaaaaataattttacaaaagACTCTCTACTTGGTCAAACCTATGAATAAACAACTTCCAGGCAACATTAAAGATGGTAAAGATGTTTAACTATAAAAATATAGTAATGTTACCCAAGGCAAAATTGCTGTCACTATTGTAAAGATATACTGCATGACCTGTCTAACCTTTCCACTGTTGTGGAAATCCAAGAAACTTCAAAAACAAGACTGCTGACTGAAACCCAAGATTTGTCTGTTTTGACTGGATGGCTGATTCAACTTCACATCTTCTCCCACCATAGGGCTGTTCCCAGGAGGTCTTTCCCACACAACTCAGCTTAACATCTTTCCTAAAATATCTTTTTACCCTTTCACCTTTGACTCTAATGTCCACAGTACCTCTTTGAACTTAACCTTTCCAAAATATAAATTTCTTTCACTTTTCTTCTTTCGCCTCCTCTTTTGAGTCACATAAAATTTAACAACTTTTCATTGTTTACCAAGAAACCTTTGCAAGCTGCAAAAAGCCttacttccctttgaaatttaacagttGAAAACCAAGTCCCTTCCTAattcctaatgcaaatttctaaaccGTACTTATTACACCCCCTTTTAGCACAGCTTCGTTACATTTAGTACCTCTACTCCCTTTAATCTATCAAACTCTTCAgacaagttagaatcatagaatccctacagtgcagaaggcggccatttggcccatcaagtctgcactaaccacaatcccacccaggctctattcccgtaaccccacatattggtcaatttagcatggccaatcaacctaacctgcacatctttggattgcaagaggaaaccggagcacccggaggaaacccacgcagacacggggagaatgtgcaaactccatacagacagtgatccgaagccggaattgaaccctggtccctggcgctgtgaggcagcagtgctaaccactgtgccaccgcgccgcctatCAAGTTGACTCCATTAACCTTTCCCCAGCTTAACTAAATcatttacatacacacacacagccctcttTACAGAATAATATATTTTCTCCAAAATATTAGAAAAAACAAACATCCATCCAGGGCCCACACACCCTCAACTATGCCCTTCAAGTTATACAAATATGTATTAATGTAAAAGGAATAACATTTGTAGAAGCCATGTGATCAAAATCTCAGTTGTTACTATTTATACAAAGTGCAATGATGTGATTATAATGCGTAAATTGCGTTTACAGGTTCGACTCTGTAAAATGATACTTCAATGTAATTATTATAGTGTGACGTCTAAGCAGCTCAAAGCTTTTACATCATTTATTTGAGACAATAAAAACTTATAAAGTTTTTCTGATCTTTTGATGATTTACCGAAGTAAATATAAGTCTGTGGGATAGTAAGCCCCAAACATGCTCGTGATATAAAAGCTTGGTTGAAGACAGTTACATTGCAAATGATTGGCTCAAAGTTCCTCTTTCAATAAGAAAAAGGTGAAGAAATTATGGAAACACTGAGCTTTGAAACACGCAGGACGTGATTCTCCcgaatcgggactaagtgcccacaCCAGCGGGAAAACCGGATGGGTGCAAATTGATACATTTGGCGAATCACGCCGACCAGGCCAGCTTTTCGGACGTCTTTTTAAAA includes:
- the LOC144479690 gene encoding olfactory receptor class A-like protein 1 gives rise to the protein MGEKMKEREGLPFMLAFVATIVLGTAGNIIVLFAFISTAVKNKRFPPLDRVIVNKTFVNLLLCFYQGVPRMLTCYRGELLQETGCIILVYLSSSLRCISIWSVSNLSFLHLIQIRRPNCALVNYIRSHRSRYVNVTISALWLTSFIFYIPYTMDKIIRLSQENENGSARLPSYSPSCNSLASSSASDIVTYITVSLDLVAIVWVVVLNGLIIQLLCKHQRRVGVAGQVSNSGSKITLQATRILVSLLCIYVTCWISNDIVWIMMIANIPPGQAQNQTLKYTSSLISSLYYTASSYVLVFGHRNVKDVFHPFCKRLKQRKAAHFQDVEI